GGATGTGTTTCTTAGAGTCTTATAATCCTTTACTCTGAAATGAATGAGACAGTTCGTGGAGTATGCCACCTGATTTGGTCACACCTAAACATCTTCAGAGATGTGAACTTGAGTTATCACTTAGCTGATTAAAGAAGAGAAACCACTGATTTTCAGGTCTGAAGACACCTAAAAGTGGTGTTCAAATCTCTGCTTTGCATTATTCAACTACAGCATGTACATTCCTGGATCTTACTGGGGCACCACTGTGCTACAGTGGAAGCTAATGCAGAAACAAGTGGTCCACTATGTTACACAGGAGGGGAGTCAGTTCTAGAAACTTTTTATTTGCCAGGCTCTAATTATGTAACCCAcccatttaaattaaataggaATCAATCACAGGATGTCATAAAAGTGTCTCAAAAAGACACTGCTATTAACAGTACAGAGAGGTGACACATCCAATAATTCACAGTTACAATAAACTCAACACTGTTCGTTACCCCACATGCAcactgccctggcccagcactCCTGACCATGAATCACCCTGTGTAACTATTGATGAAAATAGCATTTGCTTCCTTCTTGTCCAGCAACAGAGTGAAGCTCTTCACTGGCTGAGGCAAGGGCCATCTCTCCCCTTCAAGAAACTTTCAGAACATTCTTTTCTGCAAATAGGACAGTGAAGCGTCTGTCCTACAGCTTTTAGCTGGAACTGGTTTTAGAAGAGTTTTGGTCTGCACGAACTGAGACAGCCAAGCTCAGTATCATCTACCCATGCAAGTTCCCCTGTATCTTACTAGTCAGAGAGGAATTCCCTTTCTCAAATGCATTTAGATAGCTAGAGATGCAAATCAGCATTAAGTGGTGACTGCCAAAGGACAGAACATGCTCAACTGTTCCTGGTTtcactttcttaaaaaaaatactgtcatAAGTTTCAGGTGGTGACAAATATCTGTGAGCAATACCTCATCTGCCAATTCTTGGCACTAGAACTGGCCTCTTTCTTAGACAGACTCTGCAAGTGGAAGCGTGTTTATCCACATGCTCCACCATTCCCTGGAAGAACTGGGAGGCTGCACCACCTGCAGCCATCTGGAAAGACAGGGAGCCATTGGTGGCTCTTGGGAACAACATTCAGTGGACAGTTTATGGTGCTTACCACCATGAAAGAGCATAAAAGATAAAGGCatggaaataaattcttaaaGCAGTTTTCTGCTCAAAAAAGCAACTGGTCATTTTGTGGATAAATATTTCCCTCACTTCTagataaaaatgtatttttccagtTCCATAAAGAAAATTCACATTAATAACAGAACTACTTAATATCCTAAACACAATACTATGCTATATGCCAGATCTTATACACagaattctgtaattctataaCTTAACACCTTGCACCCATTATCATGAGGTGGGAAATCACTATGGCTGCAGAATTTTACCTTATGTCCTCACAACACCTCGGTGAGGTAGATAGGTTCCATAACATCTTCTTTAGGAGGGGAAATAAGCACAAAGAGGTGAACTGACTTGCACGGGGATACATGGCAAGTCTGGAAGCACATCCCAGGTCATACCCACAGATCTTTCCACCGTAAGACACTGCTTTACCTCCCACCCACATCCATCCCCAGGGCTGAAGGAAAAGCATCCATGTACCACTGACAAAATACACCCAGCCCAACACCAATCATTCTCTAGACTACTTCTGCAACAGAAATGGCATAATTAGGTTACAAATTCCTTTTCTCACAAGACATGAATTCCAAAGTACACAGGACAACTCCCACTGCTGTCAGCCAGAACAAGCACTAAAATCTGGGCCCCTACATTTTTCCCAGGTCATCAGTTAGAGCCTTCCTCACATCTTGACTTCCCTCATAAATTCCAGAGTTAATTAATAGGGCACATCAGGGGCTAATTCAGGAACTTCTGCAATAGATGTAAAGTCCCAAGGGCCACTGGGCATTTCCAGGCTGGCACTCGGAAAACACTACTTGGGATGTGAAATTACACCTGTATCTGAGGGAAAGGCTCCCTGCCCTCTAATTGCCACAGTGCAACAAACACAGAGCCAGCCTTAGTGCATCCTTGTCCGAGATACCAGCTGAATCATGACCATCATGGAATTACATTATCTCAACCCTCAATAAAGGTGTCTAAATGCAGTGAGATTTGGGAGTGAAAACAAGGCAAGAGAAAGTGTGTTGAATGCTAACTTGGAAGGATACTACCACATGGTTGAGGCCCAACTAAAACATAACATAGAACAACATCACATACCCCTTTCTTCACTAGACAAGTGACAACAGGGATTTCTCTGTACAGTTGTTGACTTGTAGGTATAAGGAATAGGTAAGGAATGTTCAGCCCTGCCTGAGTGCAATCTTCAATGCTAGTGATTTACAAGTACATACCAGTGACATAATAGTTCAAACCATTTGATACAACAGCCTCCCCTCTCTTTATTGAAAGTTTGATAAATCCTAATCCTTGACCTTGACTGGAGGTACAATGGATCACTCAAACATACTTATGATCCTGACACAGAGGTTGTATAATTGCAAGATTTTTGGCTCCAGAACAACTGGAGTAAGATTGGGTTGGTTCAAACTTGAACTGATGTGTGActgctggaaggcagcaaaCACCCAGCACTGGATCTGAAGTGGTGATGAGAGTTTACACAGGACTTTAGGCAATAGGGAGTACTGAGGGTACTTTCCTTGTTCAATACACGAATTCTTCACAGCTCACTGGTTTCTTGTGCTGTTCGCCCAGGCTGGGAATGTGTCCAGCTGAAACATAGGTCTTCCCCATGTGTTGATGGCCAGTGTGACACAGCAGACTCCAATGACATTCATCACTATTCCAGCTTTAacctgtgaggaaaaaaatccaaaccaacaACAATAACCAAACACCAGCCCAGCAAGTCCAAACCAGCAACAcccaaacaccagcacagcaaactGCAACAAGACCTACTTGTACATACACAAGAAAGATGGtcaaataaatcacagaaataGCCACTGTCTCCACTGCCTTCTGCTCTTGCTTAGGTGGAGATACCAGGGGACACACTCTGCAAAGTCTTTGACCACTTTGCTATGTATATAACCAGTCGAGGAGCTTTAAGGTATGTGTAACACATCGTTCTTATTAGTTAGAGAACAGCTTATGCCCTCTTCAAGTATCCAGTTAGAAAACCAGTAATGTTTGTGTGTTCCGCCCAGAACCTGCCCTGTGTGGTCTGGCAGAAAATCAGAGGACCAGAGCCAAGGGCTACTGATTGCTACCTTCTGCTTTCAGCTCCAGTGGAGACAAGGCTTTAGACACTTGCCAAAGCCCCAGAACACTGCAGGGCATGCCTGGACTTTAACCCTTCAGGTTTCAGAGACTTATGACTTGTcagtttttcatttcacttggGCCAATCTGTATGTCTGCCAAAGCCCATGAGAGAAGTACTGTTACTGCAGAGATGCAAATTTTTATCACAATATTAACGCTGCAGAAGAGAGTGGCGTAGAGTTGCAGTTACAGCCCATAAGAGCTTCCTGGTACTTTGGAAATActatgcaaagaaaattaaactctCACCATATTTTGCAAAGAAAGCAACGGAGAATTTCAGGTAAGAGAGAAGGCAATTATCTTACCATATCCAAAACACGGATGTGGCCGTAAGAAAACACTATTGCATTTGGTGGTGTTGCAACAGGTAGCATGAAGGCAAATGAAGCACTGAGAGTACCCGGCAGCATAACATACAAAGGGTGGATCTTGACTGATTCAGCCTGCAATGAAATGGAGAGAATATCACTCTGGGggtgtttgaaaagaaaagcataaagGATCAATCCACACCAGACCAATGAGATACATTACTTTGTTTCCTTGTATTACATCACCAAAATAATTCACAAACACTTTATTCTGAAATCCACATGTGCTTAAAGATAACTTGCTGTTGTTTCCTGTCCAATGATACTTAAAAACAATTCTTTcatgttgtttgttttgctctATGGTATAATTTAGATTTCTGGTCAAATATATCCAACAATCTTTTCTTTGACCTCAGACCACCCTTTTTCCAGGAATGGGAATTATAGTTACTAGGCACATGGAGTGACACTCTTAGACTTTACATAAACTCTGTGGCACTCAAAACTCAAGTGCCAATTTAAGTCATTAATAGCTCAGTACCTTGATTGGGGTAATTTTGCTTTGAGAAAATAGTCTAGAATAAAGTGTTTGTCCTTTTCTAATTAAAGAACAAAGTAacctatttttctctttatgcCACAGTTTCGATTCTGctcagaaaaggcagcaaaactTATCAGGTTTTCCTCCCTAAGTTTTAAAATTGTTCTGGGTTCCTGTGAGAAATTACACATTCCTAATAATCAGGCCTACCACTTTGAGTATTTTAGCACAGAATGTGAAGATGAATAATTCAAAGGCACCATCAAAAAGTGCTAgattttgggttgggtttggtttgggttttgtgtgtgtgtgtgttttcccaGTTCTAAGTTGGTTCAAAATGACCAGAAGTAACTGATATTTGCTGAACTGTATTGAAAAAGTGACTGTCACTTCACCCTCTCCAGGGCCAAGGCACACACCTTACAGAAGGCATGACCTGGCTTCCTTTTAAGTACACTGGAGCAACATCCAAGACAATAATTATAATATTGCTTTGCCACCCAGTTTAACTCTGATCCTCCAGCTGACAGGGTAACAGGACAGAAGCAATCTTACCAAGGATGAAAAGACAGGCAGGAAGAGGGTAGCTGTGGCCACGTTACTGGTGCATTCGGTGAAGACAGCTGTAATAAGGGAGATCACTGTTGCAATGGCCCATGGTGGGATAGATCCCAGTGGAGTCATCTGACGACCCATCCAAGCTGAGAGCCCAGAGTTCTGCAAGAAAGAAAGTGGGTGTCAGTGAGGTTTAGAACCCCTGACTCACAAACAGGGAAGCCATGTTATGGGCAACATTCCTGACAAATAATACTAAAGGACGCCTGAATTATACATATACCATCTGGGAAAGTACAATTATCTGtcacaaaaactaaaaaaaattccttgccAACTAGACATAACACTGAATCCCACTTTTCTGATTCTTCCAGAAACCAAATACTTGCTCACACACGTTACAAAATTATGGTTTCTTGCTGAACAAGAAAATTTTTCTGAGGCTATTGCAAATACTTAGTGTATGGCCCAGAAGCTTCTTGGCACATTTTTCTAAGGTTTCTGAAGGTTATGGTTCTGTGTGAATGCTCTATTGTAGGAACACAGGCAGTAGTTAATACAAACAGGTTACAATATCTGACTTCATAGTTTTTAATGCTCTGGAGCTTTAATAATCCATGTGTGTTGTATGTAGATGAATGTCAGGATCAGAGCTTTAACTTGCCCCACGGTTTAAACCTAATTAGCCACAAAACTTAGATGTGAACATTACTTTCCCCAAAATATCGCACTATTGATAGATAACGCTTCCTTTAATTTAGATGCATCTTAGCAGtgatgaaagaaacaatatGGGTTCACCTCAAGATTCCTTCCTGTTTTGGGAATTTAGCTGTCTTTTCTGTGAATTTATAAACACAGCATCAACCCAGGATTTTCTCTCTGACCACTTCAGCAGTGGTTTTGCTTTAAGTCTGAAGATATATAACCCTCAAACAAACCTCAGATGGTCCTGAAAATCTGACAAGTGCTATCTATACTTCTACTTTTCTAGCcaggactgggactgggatgaTTACAGAAATAAGAAAGGATGCTTTTCTGGACTGTCCAGACAGCAAAGATCCCAACCTACTCAGGAGTCTCCAAGAGGTAagataaataaaagaaactttaaagaacaaaaattccTGAAGAAGACTCACAAGCATTCACCTCTCCTTGGTTTTTGCTAATTTAGATCTCCCTTCAGATGTGAACTTGGCTACTGGGTTTGGCTTTGGGTGCATGCCCAGTAATACAGGACTAGATAACAAACCAGGGAAGTTTGCCTTTGAGtcagagaaaaacagatgtCAGGACATACTGCGCTTGCATCAGCCAAAGCAAAacctcctcccagcagcagcacaatgcTCCAGGGCATCTTCCTTTGAACCACATTCCAGTCTAGCAGCGGGGCTGAtaaaaatgactttttcttATCTgaagtgagaaataaaaagtagaaCATGTTTTAGGAAAGCGAAGACACTTTGTCTTCTGTTCTGTAAGATACTGGTGGGCAGATGCACAGTACTGAGAAATCTGCACAGGGTGAGGGTAACACACGTGGAAATGGACGTGGactctgccccagcactgcccaacAAGGAAGGTAGGTGAGATGCTCTAAAGAACTGCATGCAAATCCAGTGCATGTTTCTGCCTTGTTGGCTGTGTGGGTTAGATGTTTCACAGTACTAAAGTCCctcttttaaataccttcttCAGTCTCTTCAGGGTCAGACGTGCTTGGATTCCAGCCTATGCACTTGGGCTTCTGAGCAGGAAGGACAAACAGTAACAGGGCAATaaacacagcaggaacagaATCAGTCATATACCTaatgaagaaaagagaataCAGGTTAGAAAATGGACACCTTTCTCCTAGAAAAGGGGTGCCTTCCAGCATTCTAGTCACTGATCGTTGCCATCCCATTTGGGGCTTGAGCAAAATAGGTCATTAGCTCATGTCTGAAGTCTCTCAGACCTGACATAATTTaaacacaataaataaaataaataaaagaaacaagctACAATACACATTAATAAATAGAGTCCTGGATGACAACTcatccctcctggagcagggttCTTTCTCTGCGCTGAAGCCAAGATTCAACAGTTGTATCTCAAAGACAGACATCTAAATAAATGGCCTGAATGATAGTcccaataaatattttatattccttACATGCCATGCACAAACACTACACAAAGAAGCCATTCCAAGCACAAAATCAATTTTCCCGTGAGCTCTAAGGTATTGGTTAAAGGTGATATTAGCAAATATTCAAATGTCACTGCAACTGATTGGAGCTCATACAAACAAAATACTAAGGTGTATGTCAGTGTGACTGAGACCAACATTacagaattttctcttcttttacaAAGTTCAGCTTGCTCCATGTCTCAGTCTCCAGCCTTTTCACTGCAGCACAAACGGTCAAATCACAGATGATTGGTAGTGTCATGTACAAGCCATTGCATCAAGCCCAGCTAACATGTTAAGTCAGGTAAAGTTGGAATTAATGATCCCACATTCAAAATGGAATTTATGAGAAAGGGAATCTGAATAATAACCAAGTGGgtaaaagatggaaaaaaaccctaaatacttacttttctcctcctttgaAGAGTATaccagcccagccttttataaAGCCTGGGTTTCTGGAAAACCACAAGACCACCAGCAATACAAACAAAAGGAGGACATTTATTTCAGCATAAGACATAGGGCCTAACTTCTTCATTTCTGCCTTCAGCACACCGtatgcagctttttctttgtcAGTTTTCTTTGCCCGAAAGCCACAgcttttttttaagctttgaaaaaagggagaaaa
This genomic stretch from Serinus canaria isolate serCan28SL12 chromosome 19, serCan2020, whole genome shotgun sequence harbors:
- the SLC13A5 gene encoding Na(+)/citrate cotransporter; translated protein: MAPTCLQPLLRYRSFAILFLTPVLLLPLPLAVPTKEARCAYIIIIMAVYWCTEVIPLAVTSLMPVVFFPLLGVQTSKKVCLQYLNSTNMLFFGGLIVAISVEQWNLHKRIALRVLLILGVKPALLMLGFMIVTAFLSMWISNTATTAMMVPIVQAVLDQLDMTEHDVTTVEPATGQTNTVIELEEKSTSGSTAVHGVSNEQVTDDSKSSEESKTRKRICKGMTLCVCYAASIGGTATLTGTGPNVVLKGQMNQLYPDSNDIVDFASWFGFSFPNMVLMLVLAWLWLQCSFMGLNLKKSCGFRAKKTDKEKAAYGVLKAEMKKLGPMSYAEINVLLLFVLLVVLWFSRNPGFIKGWAGILFKGGEKYMTDSVPAVFIALLLFVLPAQKPKCIGWNPSTSDPEETEEDKKKSFLSAPLLDWNVVQRKMPWSIVLLLGGGFALADASANSGLSAWMGRQMTPLGSIPPWAIATVISLITAVFTECTSNVATATLFLPVFSSLAESVKIHPLYVMLPGTLSASFAFMLPVATPPNAIVFSYGHIRVLDMVKAGIVMNVIGVCCVTLAINTWGRPMFQLDTFPAWANSTRNQ